From Bactrocera oleae isolate idBacOlea1 chromosome 4, idBacOlea1, whole genome shotgun sequence:
TGACACTATAAAAATAGTAGAGTGAGTTTTTGAATGCATTATTTTGGCTTTTGCAGTAATTTTTATGTTGTTCGGTTTGTTTTCTCTTTTTGCGATTAATTTGTTAAAGCAACTTTGCCAAGATAAACGAAATCGGTACGTTATTAAAAATCGATTTCTAtaatgcatttttgtttttcttcgtgattcttgatttttattttcagtgctgccaaaacAACGTTAGTTGTTTTATTAGCGACAACCGGAACCGAATTTTGTGAGGTTGTTTACAGAGaatgtaaattatattataatatacgttctctggttgtttgaaagagcacagacacgtaaaacacaaaaaaagcaACAGAGCACTTAGTAAAAGCAGAGAATGTAAGCTATTTTCATTCTCTggtaaaattatttacattctctggtaaaaGCAGCGAATGTAGATTATACTACAACACATCTACACATCTATATTCTCTGCAGAAAACTGTTATTACCATGGCAAGCTCGGCTCCAATTCTGCAAGCCAAGTTAACTAAGCGTACTCACAATAGACAACAATTGATGTTGGTCAAATCGCTATCAATGAGCTAAACTTCCAGCAGTTTTTGTTTGCCACTCAATGCGTCAACAACTTTGTAAAACAAGTGATCGCGTTAACCGTAACTGCAGCCAGGTGATAGAAGCGGTAAACAGAAAACTCGCTTGAGCCGCGTTAAGAAAAAGTTGCAGTTGCTTATGTACACGTCTCTTCTCTCGAATAGTGCTGCgtgctttgtttttttgttgtattttcgtGTTTGTACGAATGCAAATTCCTATGTATGTGCATAGAGATATTAATTGCTTTTGCTAAGATACAAAATATtgtgaatattattattgttttttatgattAGAGCTGGTGGTAATTATAACGAAATTTGCAGCATCAAATGTATGTGtaattgtgtatgtgtataatttGTATTCAAAAACATTTGTCTAAACTGATTTTGCTTTCGGTAATTTTTGTTAATGCTGTGGTAAAGTCACTGGAATTGtatgtacaacaaaaaatttacaatctttttgttgttagtttgtatgtataatagGTACATACCAACCAAGTTATTACATTCGTCAACTCTCTGTAAACAGTTGAGTGAACTCCAAATTAAAGTTCCGTTATAGCGCACCACGTCTCTTTGAATTAGTATGTACATAACATGAAGTCATAAACACTACTtgtgtgtacataagtataagtataacaACGTATACCgatcgcatatatacatatgtatgtatgtatgcagatgGGAGGTATGCAGATAggcatatgcatgtacattcAACTGATATCTAGCTCGATTCTTAGCCGGAAGTAATTCCGCTGTCAAACCTTCATatctacacatatattatattacgaccGAAGTGGGTTTAATTGCAAATGCCTTTTGGGTTTTGAACACTTGTGCCGGTTGAGGAGCACAGATCGAAAGTGCTTCCTAAGCCTTGTGGACTCTTTGTGGAAAGTTTCAAATATCTAAGTTTatagtattgtacatatatatgcttctTACATCAAAAAAGCTCTTGATGAAACTCACCCGGCCGCCCCcactaaaatatatgtacatacgtatgtatatagacaattattattgtatgaaaaacttttttttttattattattatatgcacatattcacatacacacatttgcaCATACAAGTGAGGATGAGAGTATTTTTTTAGTCGAAACATTGGCATTATCTAGCAGTCGCAAACCGAAGTGGGTTACCAGTAGCAAGACTTAAGAAATAAAAGTGCAATGAATGCTATGTACATGCATgcataagtaaatataattttgccCACCGATTGTTTATGAGTGGCTGGAGTTTATCGCATACGAACagataattgaaaattaataaaaataagtaaaaatcaaTCATGTCTTCAGACAGATTTCACAAGTAAGTAcctaaatatttcttttaaatacaaTCATACACTTCCCAGCATACCAACAACATTCCTGGCTTCAGATAAAGTTCAACTAGTTTGCAATTGTCTTTTTGCGCAATTGTTATCAATCCAGCCTTCAATTTTTGATGTTTGCCGTTtctgatatacatataatataatttttgttataccatctgatcaaatttgactttgTCTGGAGATTTTTATTGAATAACGAATTGACTTGGGTTTTTGTGTTCTCAATAGAATCACGTTTgaggaatcgttgaaaatatttcagaagTGTTTATCACCAACACAATCATTTGAGTGGCAGCAAGCATTCAgagaaggtcgtgaagtcatcgaaaacttgctcatgcgagtcgtccatccacctctgttaataacgataacatcgaaaaagttagaGAAATAGTGCTTTAAAGTCGTTGTGTTGACATCAGAGAGATAACAGAGGGTCCCAACATcttttatggatcgactcaacacattttggttaatgttttgggtatgaaatgTATCAATTCTAGATTCATACTAAAAGACATGAGTCTTTTGCAAAAGCAACGACGACTAGAGATCGCAAAAGATATGCTTGACATTGTATCAGAGCATCCTAAAAGCTTCAAACGTATCATTACTGGTGGcaagacgtgggtttatgaatattccgaaaattcaaaatttgataaaaacacTGAAGGTCAACGCAGCCGTGACTTATAGCCAGTGTAGGGAAAATTGGATTATGCGTTGGCATGCCAGTATTGGCTCTGGAGCGTTTTTTGAGGGCAGTAATAAAGATTGGTATTAAGATACGTGTACATGTAGTTTTTTTggcagtccgggtcaaatttgatcagatggtggCTACGTTAACTTTATAGACAATCTCCGTAAACAGGTCTTAGTGGCATAATTCCCGATCCATAAGATTATTTCGTGTTTTTGAAAGGCCACACATAAAGCTAAAGGCCATAACCAAAGGCGTATACCAAAAGTTCTTCAAGTTGGAGTAATTCTAAATGAGATCGACTATGTCTGCAAACTtcgataaattaatttttcacatttccaTATGATTGTAAACCTTCGATATAAATTTACAACACAAATGGGTTTTCACTTCTTTGTATATCGATTATGTTGTTAAATTTTCCTTCCCCAAGCCGATTGGAAAAACATATCGACTCTCAGACTGTTGTTGTTTGTGATATTTGAGACTATAGTATAACGGTTTCAAAGTAAAGCAGGCAATATGCAGATGGAGCCATTGAAATATAAATAGCTACTCATTTTCATTAAGAGTTCTCCATCTACACTCCATTCTCGGCCGACCGTAGTTTTTACAGATGCTTTATAACATATTTGCTATTTGCAGAGCGGCAAGAGATGGCTTACTTGACGTTCTAAAAGAAGCTACACGTAAGGATGCTAATGCTAAAGACGATGATTCTATGACACCGGTGCTGTGGGCGTCTTTTGAGGGACGTTTGGATGCGTTACGTTTGCTTTGTGGGAGAGggtatttaattacttttatatttatataattatacattAATTTTATGTGACTTTCTCGCTCCTCAGAGGTGACCCTGATAAATGTGACCAGTTCGGCAATACGGCGCTACATTTAGCCTCCGCCAAGGGTCATCTGCATTGTGTGGACTTCCTTGTGAAATTCGGCGTAAATATCTATGCGCTTGATATTGATCGTCATAGTGCTAAGGACTTAGCGGCCATCAACAATCGCGATGACATTCTACGGTATTTGGATAGCGCCACAGCGAATTTCGAGACAAACGACAAGTAAGCTTTTACGAATATGTGATATAGtacaaaaagcaattaaatattcGGTTTCTTAACAGGAAAAAGGCCAAAGCTATGCGTGAGCTAGCGGAAAAAAATTGTGAGAAACGCATGCGCGAATATATGAAACgtcaacaaaaattggaaaatgacCATATTGAAACGAGCAGCAAAGCAGTGACTGTCGCGTGCAACAGCAACAAGTCAAAAATGTTGTCAACACTTAAACAGAAGATTTGGTCCAGTCAAGGTAATTTGCATAAACCAACGCGAGACTCGGCGCCACTTGCTGCGCCCTGCCCAAGTATTAGTGGCGGCAGCACGGCTACAAAATTTAGTGAACTCGTATCGCCTGGCAGTGGTAGCGGCGGTAGTGTTGGTTCAATTGCGAGTCGGGCCGGTACGGTGCAGAAGAAACTTCGCAGCCACCAACACTCGAGTCATTCAAATAAAGTGGAAGAGACTGGCTTCAAGATTGGTGGCATTGAACCGGATGGTAAACGCACAGTAACGTCGCTTATAGGTGTGCAACGCGACTCGGAAGTCCTGTATGTGGGCACGTTCAGCTCAAATGAAGAGAACAGCAAACGAGGTAAAATCAGCGATGTTTTCGAAGTAGACGAAACGAGCAGTGATCGTGAACGCGAAACTACCAAATTAGGTTATGGCGCACTTTCACGTTCCTTTTCACAACCCGATATACTTGGGGATACGCTAACATCCACTGGACGACTGAGTGAAGAATTCTCAATGCAACGCCCAGCTGGCCTATTCGATCGTCCGATGTTGGGCAGCATTGCGTTTCGACGTTCAGTGACTGCGGCCCTGAGTCAATTACAGCCGGTTGACTATATGCCGCACGACATGGAAACTGGCAGCACGAGTACAAGCACAGCAACAGGGCGGCAAAACGGTGTTACAACTGTGACAAAAACGCGTAACAACAAACAACGATCTTTCCTCAACATATCTGATTCCGATTCTGAGGGTGCGGATGGGTATAGCGATGATGAGCAGGACAATGCGACCAACCCAATCGCGCGTTTTCTCACAGCCTGGGGTTTGGAAGAGTATTTGCCTGTGTGAGTATTTTCAAATCAAAAGTGAGCTGCCAGATctatataacaatagtttacaCACTTAGTTTTCAGAAGCAACAAATTGATCTGGACACATTGATACTGTTAACCGAGGCGGATCTAAAGTCTTTAGGGCTACCGTTAGGACCTTTCCGAAAACTTACATGCGCTATACAAGAACGTAAAAATGCGCTTGCTAATCCTGGGGCGATGACGGACAGTAGGCTTTGAAGCAAAAACGAAAGAATGCCATATCCGAATATTGTTGTCATCAGTACTTAACCCGTATCGTCATCAATGCATGTATTTCAGAATTTAGCCACCACCATTTTAAGTGCGTCGcagtatttaaaacaaataaccagtttaagaaatttagttaaaattctatatatttatctactttactcataaaataacaataaagttaATACTACATTAATATCGAATTGACTTTATGTACATATCAGTTTATTGCCAACAACAGCATAAAAAATTCTAAGAGAAATCATTGGTTAAGCCACTTGCTGCATCATATACAGCTCTGCATATATGCCATTCAATGCCATTAATTCTTCATGATTGCCTTTCTCCACCACCACACCTTTCTTCAGCACACAGATTAGGTCCGCATCCCTCACTGTGGTCAGTCGATGCGCAATTGTAAGGCATGTACGTCCACTGCGTGCCGCGTCCAGCGCTTCTTGCACCACCTTCTCACTCTCCATGTCCAATGCAGACGTAGCCTCATCCAGTATCAATATCTTTGGATTACGTACCATAGCTCGTGCTATGGCAATACGTTGCTTCTGACCTCCAGACAGTTGAGCGCCTTTGCTGCCCAAACGTGTGTTGTAGCCTTGCGGTAAGGAGGTGATAAACTGATGTATGTTCGATTTCTTGGCCGCTTCAATAATTTCAGCCATGGGAATATCTGTGCGAAAATTATTGCCGTAGGCGATATTTTCAGCAATGGTTCGATCGAATAGAACGGGTTCTTGCGAAACTAGACCCATGCCGGAACGTAAGCTATCGAATGAGAATTCTGTTGTTGGTACGCCACTCAGATTGACTTTACCTAGTACAGGATCATAATAGCGTAACAGCAGCTGTACACATGTGGATTTGCCGGAGCCCGAAGGCCCAACCAAGGCCACTGTAGTGCCGCCTTTGATGGTCAAATTAAGGTTCTGCAATATAGTTATGCCTTTGCGATTGGGGTAATTGAAATCGACGTTTTCGTAAGTAATGTCGCCTCCAGATTTCTAAATCGTTGAATTGTATGATTAAACATGTATAGTACTActattatcatatttttttttttaactcaccATAGTTGTGTTGTATGGCTTTTCTGCGGGACTGTACATGGCGGGTGTACGTTGAAACAGTTTTAGCAAGCGTCCTGCCGATAACACGGCAGCGCTAACATTGGGCGCGTATGACAGCGCCTGACCTAACATCCATGAGCCGAAAATAAGACCCTCAGAGACTCTAAAGTTGTGCATATAATTAGTTATGGCAAACAATATACGAAAACATTATCTCTACTCACTTTATAATATCTTGATAGGGTATTCCATCATTGGCTACTAGAATACCACCGTAGTACAAAGAAATGCCATAGGCCAAGAACGGTGCCGTTTGTCCCATAGCGTACACCACACCGCGGAAACGCACCTTCTTGCGACACGCCTTATCGGCTTTGTCTATTTGCTCGCAATAGCGCTCAAGCACGTGACGTTCCTGCCCCAGACTGGCTACAGTGCGTATGTTAGCTATTGCCTCCACCGCAACACGCGACGCATCTTCAATTGCTAGTCGCTCTACATTCGTACTCGCTTCCATAAATCGTGACTCGAAAAGTATGCACGCACACACGAGTGGCACAGTTAGCAAAGTGACCAGTGTCAAATTCCAGGAGTAAGTAAACGATAGAATTACGCCGATGGTAAGTGTAGAGATTGCTTGCACAATGATGCCGATGCGCGAGCCCGTTGCACCTTGCACGTTCGAACAATCGCCAGCAAGGCGTGCACATAGCGCACCCACTGAATTCCGTTGGTCATCGAAGTAGGCGACCTCTTGGCTGATTATGGCTTTGAAAGCGTCATGACGCAATCGCGTTGTCATCTTCACGCCCGCAATGCTGAACATGTAGGTTTGTAAGAGCGAGCTAATGCCGGTTATAATGCCAATAACGACGAACAGATAGGCAAACAAAATCGATTGCCTTATGATATAATTGTCGTCGGGATCGGATAAAATCTATAAGCGAATTGAATATATGCTTGAAAATGTAttgatttatattaatatattatgcacTACTTACTCCAAAGAAGTCGCCGAAGAGCACAGCCCATGTAGGATATGTAGCACCATGCAACATGGCTGCTATGCAGCCGATTAGTATGTAACGCCACTCCGGTGCGTTCATTTTCATCAGCTGACTAAAAGTGATCTTATGCTTTTCGAGCTTAGGCGTCTTTATTTTCGATTtctctgtaaaaaaaaaaaaaatatatatatatatttttaatgccaaAGTGTAATATAAGTACTTGTGTGTCTTACGTTTGCTCACATCAGTTTCAGCGTCTGCTTCATCGGAACTTGTTTCGTCGTCATCGTCGGAGTCATGAaccatttgctgttgttgcttacGCTGTCGCACTGCATTGGAGGTGTTCGCTAAAGCCTCTTCCTCTTCCTTACGTTTCGATATCATTACCAACTTACAGTAAAGCCCGTCCGAGCGCATAAGTTCATCGTGTGTACCCTGCTCAGCCACAGCACCGTCTTTGACGAACACAATCAAATCAGCGTTTGTCACTGTCGAAAGGCGATGTGATACAACCAACGTGGTACGTCCTTGACTGGCCACATCGAGTGCGTCTTGTACCCGACGCTCGGATGTGGGATCTAAAGCTGATGTTGCCTCATCCAGCAATAAAATTTTCGGGTTTCGTATGAGTGCACGTGCAATGGCTATACGTTGTTTCTGGCCACCAGACATTTGAGCGCCACGTTCACCCACCATCGTATCATAACCACTTGGTAGTTTGACAATAAATTCATGACAATTGGCCATACGTGCGGCTTTCTCAATTTCTTCTTGCGTCGCTGAGAGTTTACCCTGACGTATATTCTCACGAATAGTGGCTGCGAATAATACTGGTTCCTGACCGACAACACCTATCTGTGAACGCAACCAACCTACATTCAATTCACGTAGATCACGCCCATCGAGACGTACACAACCACTGGGCGCATCATAGAAGCGCTGTAATAGTTGTAGTGTGGTGGACTTACCACAACCAGACGGTCCCACTAACGCAACGGTTTGACCAGCGCGAACTTGTAATGAGAATCC
This genomic window contains:
- the Sans gene encoding pre-mRNA splicing regulator USH1G gives rise to the protein MSSDRFHKAARDGLLDVLKEATRKDANAKDDDSMTPVLWASFEGRLDALRLLCGRGGDPDKCDQFGNTALHLASAKGHLHCVDFLVKFGVNIYALDIDRHSAKDLAAINNRDDILRYLDSATANFETNDKKKAKAMRELAEKNCEKRMREYMKRQQKLENDHIETSSKAVTVACNSNKSKMLSTLKQKIWSSQGNLHKPTRDSAPLAAPCPSISGGSTATKFSELVSPGSGSGGSVGSIASRAGTVQKKLRSHQHSSHSNKVEETGFKIGGIEPDGKRTVTSLIGVQRDSEVLYVGTFSSNEENSKRGKISDVFEVDETSSDRERETTKLGYGALSRSFSQPDILGDTLTSTGRLSEEFSMQRPAGLFDRPMLGSIAFRRSVTAALSQLQPVDYMPHDMETGSTSTSTATGRQNGVTTVTKTRNNKQRSFLNISDSDSEGADGYSDDEQDNATNPIARFLTAWGLEEYLPVFQKQQIDLDTLILLTEADLKSLGLPLGPFRKLTCAIQERKNALANPGAMTDSRL